GCTGCTCATGTCCTGCGCTCAGCCGCCGTCACCGCGGCTCTATGCCCCGACCCCGCTGCCGCGACTCTCCGGCGTCATCCACGGCCAGGTGGAGGTTTCCGGAGAAATGGTCCTGGCCGACGACCTGCGCATACCAGCCGGGAGCAGTCTGACGTTCGCTCCCGGATCGCTGGTCTGGGTGCGTCCGGCCGAGTCAACCAAGATCTTCCCGGAATATCTTTCCAGTCTGACTGAAATTCTGGTTCGCGGAACCCTGCGGATTTCCGGCAACCGGCAGAACCCGGTCCGCTTTCTCCCGCTGCAGCCGCTTGACCCGGTCGCTGACGGTGATCCGTTGTGGGCCGGCATTGAACTGTTGCCCGGCGCGGTTGCGAGTCTCTCCGGTTTTGAACTGCGGCGTGCCGATGTCGGTCTTCTTGTTCAGCAGGCCGAGGTCAGTCTCTCCGGTGGCCGCCTGACCGGTTGTCGGTATGGACTGCTGCTTCAGGAGGGGGCACGGCTGACGGCTGAAAGGATGGATGTCCGACAGGGGGAGGTGGGGCTGTTCTGTTCCGGTGACGCGGTGCTGGCCCTGTCCGACAGCAGCTTCAGCCTGATGGATGAAGAAGGGCTCTATCTCGATCGACAGTGTACTGTCCGTCTGCGTCAGGTTGTTTCCCGCGACAATGATGTCGGTCTGGTCGCGGCTGATCACTTCCGGCCCGGTCTGACCCTGATCGACAATCGCCTGCCGCGGCTCTATCTCGGGGGAGGGGTGCCATGACCAGACTGCTGTGCCTGGTGCTGCTGCTCGCCTCCTGCCTGCCGGCCATTGCCGAAACCCGCTACAGCGGTGAACAGACATTATGGCAGGATACGGTCTGGTCCGGCGACATTCTCATCGACGGAATCCTGACGGTTGCGCCCGGGGTCCGGCTGGAAATCCGCCCGGGGACAACGGTCCGGTTCACCTTTTTCGACAGCAACGGCGACGGTATCGGTGAACATGAAATTTTCATCCAGGGTCGTTTGCTGGCCCTTGGCACGGCCGAGCAGCCGATCCTGTTCACCTCCGCGGAGACCGCTCCCCGTCCCGGAGCCTGGGGTGCCATCAACATGATGGCTTCGGAAGATGACAACCTGTTGCGTCACTGCGTTGTCGAATATGCCTATCGCGGTTTTCATGCCCATTTCGGCAAGGGGCGCATCGAGGACAGTCTTTTTCGTCGCAACCTGCGGGCCTTCCAGTTTCAGGATTCGACAGTCAGGGTCAGTCGTTGCCGGGTGCTTGACAATTTCAACGGGCTGCAGTTCCGTGACGCCACCGTGGTCCTGGAACAGTGCCGGATTACCGGCAGCCAGTGGGCAATCCGCGGCATCTACAGCGATCTGACGCTGACCGGGTGCCTGATTGAAAACAACCGGATCAATGCCGTCAGCCTGCGCGAATCAACCCTGGTTGCCGAGGCCAACAGGATCATCGGCAACCGCCGGGGAATCTTCCTGCAGCGCGGCAAGGGGACCCTGCGTGGCAACCGGATCGTAGGCAATGCCGAGCATGGCACTTTTTTTGAAGACTCCGAGGTGATTCTGCGGGACAATCGGATCACCGCCAATGGCCGGGCCGGGATCCGCTGGCTCGACTCGCAGGGGGTGATCGCCGGCAATGACCTGTCCGGTAATGGTGAATACGCCCTGATGAACGATGGCAGCGGCGATCTGCAGGTCGGTTCCAACTGGTGGGGCTCGGTCGACGAAAAGCGAATTGATCAGTTGATTCGGGACCGGCGTGATCGACCGGAAACGGGGCTGGTCCGTTATGCGGTTCCCCTGTCCGGGAAACCTTCGGCAGGACCCACCGCAACACCACTGTTGCCGGAATAAACGCGTTTGCCGCTTTTGCGTGGAATAGAACCCGAGACGGGCTGAGTGAGGATTGTTTTCTTTATGCGAAACATCATTTTTTGTCTTTTCGGCCTGCTCTGCAGCATCCTGCTGAGCGGTTGCCAGCAGACTGCCGACCAGGGACCGGTCTACAAGATCGGTTACATGAACTGCAACAGTGAGCAGGAAACCCGTCTGCGGTTTGCCCCGTTGACACGCTATCTGAGCGAGAAAGTTGGTGTCCGGTTCGAGATGGTGCCGGTGGACACCCAGGATTTCGAGGATCGCTTCAAGAAAGAAGAGTTTGCCTTTACTCACACCAATTCCCTGTTGTACCTGATCCTGCGCCAGGACCATGATCTGCAGCTGGTGGCCACAGAAAAGCGCGGCCAGTTCGGAGCGCGGACCGCCGGAACCATTATTTCCCGCAAGGACAGCGGTATCCGCACCCTGGCCGACCTGAAAGGGAAGCGGATGATTTTCGGGCCCCAGCTCGCTCCGTCAGGATACCTGGCCCAGTACGACCTGATGCTCAAGGCCGGTATCGACCCGGAAACGGATCTTTCCTATTACGCCATCCCGCACGGGTCCTTCAAGCATGAGAAGCTGATCTACGCCGTCTATTTCGGTGCCTATGATGTCGCCGCCGCCCCGGCGCTTGACCTTGAGGTCATGACCCGCGAAGGCAAGATTTCTGCCGATGATTTTCAGATCGTGGCCCAGAGCCCGATCTTTCCCTACTGCACCTTCGGTGCCGCCAAAGGGGTTGATCCCGACCTGGTGAAACGGTTCCGGGAGGCCCTGGTCTCGCTTACGCCCGAGGACACCGTTGACTACAACGGCGAACAGGTGAAGGTTCTCAAGTCCGCCTGGGTTGACGGCTTCGAACAGTTGCTCGACAGCGATTACGATATCCTGCGCGGCATGGCCAAACGGGCCAACATGCCGCCTTACCAGGAGTTCTAGAGAGGTGAGCCGGTTGTTGCAGGATCATTTTGACCGTTGGCACGTCCTGGTGCTGCTGCTGGCCGTCTTCGGCGCCGCGGCGTTGCTGTTGACCGCCGGCGGTGGCGGCGATGCCGCCGCGCGCAGTGAGCTCAACCGCCAGTTGGAGCAGGACGTCGCCTACCGTGCCCGGATTGATTTCCTGCAGGATCTCTATCGGCCGGTGCTGGACCTGGAAAAGTCCGGCGCCCGCCAGCAGGCGCTGCTCAAGCTGGAGGAAATCAGCCGGCGCTACCCCGGTGAAGGTTACGGCTTCATTATCAAGGGACGCATCCTGCTGCAGCTGGACGCTGTCGAAGAAGCCGTGGCCAATTATGTCGATGGTGTCAGGCTCAACGGCGATTTTGCCGACAGGCAGGGGCCCTTTTCCGCCTGGAACGAGATCAACCAGCTGGTCAGCAGGCAACTCCCCAGCTTTTCCGAGAGGGCTCGAACCCATCCCGACAACGCGACTCTGAAACGGGTCCTGAGCAACCTTCACTATCTGCAGAGCCGCCTGGCGGGAGGATGCGAATAGAATTATGCCCGTTTTTGACCGCCATTTCTGGATTGTCGTTGTTGCCGGTGGCCTGCTCGGACTGATCGGGGTCGGCCTGGCCGTACTCGGCAATCCGCAGAATTCAGGGATCTGCATCTCCTGTTTCCTGGAAAACACTGCCGGGGCCCTGGGGCTGCACGGCAACCAGCGGATGCAGTATCTGCGGCCGGAACTGATCGGTTTTGTTCTCGGCGCCGTTTTCAGCGCAGCGGCCGGCCGTGAATTTCGTTCCCGCGGGGGCAGTGCCCCGTTGCTGCGGTTTCTTTCCGGGGTCTTCCTGATGATCGGCTGCGGTGTTTTTATCGGTTGTCCGATCAAGCTGTTTCTCCGCCTGACGGCCGGTGACCTGACTGTTCTGAGCGGATTGGCCGGTCTGGTTGTCGGTGTCTGGTTCGGTCTGAAAGGGTTGGCCGGGGGCATCCATCTCGGTGGGGGGCGTCAGGATCCGCGCGGGGCGAGCGGCCTCTGGGTACCGCTGTTTTTCCTGCTGCTGCTGGTTCTGCTTTTGCTGCAGCCCGGGTTCATCCTCTTTTCAACCCGCGGCAGTGGGGCCCAGCATGCTCCGCTGCTGTTTTCCCTCGGCGCCGGTCTGCTGCTCGGCGGTCTGGCCCAGCGCAGCCGGTTCTGTATCACCGGCAGTGTCCGCGACACCTTTCTCATGGGGCGGCGTACTCCCCTGATCTGGGGACTGGCCGCCTTCATCCTGGCTGCTGTCGGCACCAACCTGGCTGCCGGGCGCTTCCATCCCGGATTCTACGGCCAGCCCGGTGCTCATCTTGACTATGGCTGGAGTTTTCTCGGCATGCTGCTGGTCGGCTGGTTGTCGGTCCTGATCGGTGGCTGTCCTTTCCGCCAGTTGATCAAGGCCGGGGAGGGGGATGCCGACGCCGGGCTGGTGGTGATCGGCATGCTGC
This region of Geothermobacter hydrogeniphilus genomic DNA includes:
- a CDS encoding PhnD/SsuA/transferrin family substrate-binding protein, with the translated sequence MRNIIFCLFGLLCSILLSGCQQTADQGPVYKIGYMNCNSEQETRLRFAPLTRYLSEKVGVRFEMVPVDTQDFEDRFKKEEFAFTHTNSLLYLILRQDHDLQLVATEKRGQFGARTAGTIISRKDSGIRTLADLKGKRMIFGPQLAPSGYLAQYDLMLKAGIDPETDLSYYAIPHGSFKHEKLIYAVYFGAYDVAAAPALDLEVMTREGKISADDFQIVAQSPIFPYCTFGAAKGVDPDLVKRFREALVSLTPEDTVDYNGEQVKVLKSAWVDGFEQLLDSDYDILRGMAKRANMPPYQEF
- a CDS encoding right-handed parallel beta-helix repeat-containing protein; this translates as MTRLLCLVLLLASCLPAIAETRYSGEQTLWQDTVWSGDILIDGILTVAPGVRLEIRPGTTVRFTFFDSNGDGIGEHEIFIQGRLLALGTAEQPILFTSAETAPRPGAWGAINMMASEDDNLLRHCVVEYAYRGFHAHFGKGRIEDSLFRRNLRAFQFQDSTVRVSRCRVLDNFNGLQFRDATVVLEQCRITGSQWAIRGIYSDLTLTGCLIENNRINAVSLRESTLVAEANRIIGNRRGIFLQRGKGTLRGNRIVGNAEHGTFFEDSEVILRDNRITANGRAGIRWLDSQGVIAGNDLSGNGEYALMNDGSGDLQVGSNWWGSVDEKRIDQLIRDRRDRPETGLVRYAVPLSGKPSAGPTATPLLPE
- the yedE gene encoding YedE family putative selenium transporter codes for the protein MPVFDRHFWIVVVAGGLLGLIGVGLAVLGNPQNSGICISCFLENTAGALGLHGNQRMQYLRPELIGFVLGAVFSAAAGREFRSRGGSAPLLRFLSGVFLMIGCGVFIGCPIKLFLRLTAGDLTVLSGLAGLVVGVWFGLKGLAGGIHLGGGRQDPRGASGLWVPLFFLLLLVLLLLQPGFILFSTRGSGAQHAPLLFSLGAGLLLGGLAQRSRFCITGSVRDTFLMGRRTPLIWGLAAFILAAVGTNLAAGRFHPGFYGQPGAHLDYGWSFLGMLLVGWLSVLIGGCPFRQLIKAGEGDADAGLVVIGMLLGGGLVQAWGLAGTAAGVPLYGKVAVLVGLAFVAANSLLWRERVAEA